Proteins from a genomic interval of Kitasatospora kifunensis:
- a CDS encoding LmeA family phospholipid-binding protein yields the protein MRSLIKAVIAVVVLAGLLVGADRIAVVVAQNQAADKLAGRQGITGKPSVSIGDFPFLTDLISRKVDSLHISAAAVQLSGGGQSFQLNDFAADLKGVQISGNESSATVDSGTGTGRVSYQQVQTLLGLDSRMSLGYGGPGEVKVSASMLGQKLGTSVKLRTEGNKVVVDSVGDLSGVGALPGISSAVSAAIGTKSFTLQGMPVGLDLDQVTPQPDGLALKFRGTNVHLSSN from the coding sequence ATGCGCAGCTTGATCAAGGCGGTCATCGCCGTCGTGGTGCTGGCCGGCCTGCTGGTGGGCGCCGACCGGATCGCGGTGGTGGTGGCGCAGAACCAGGCGGCGGACAAGTTGGCGGGCCGCCAGGGCATCACCGGCAAGCCTTCGGTCTCCATCGGCGACTTCCCGTTCCTGACCGACCTGATCAGCCGGAAGGTGGACAGCCTGCACATCTCGGCCGCCGCCGTGCAGCTGAGCGGTGGCGGCCAGAGCTTCCAACTGAACGATTTCGCCGCCGACCTGAAGGGCGTTCAGATCAGCGGCAACGAGAGCTCGGCGACGGTGGACTCCGGCACCGGCACCGGGCGGGTCAGCTACCAGCAGGTGCAGACCCTGCTCGGCCTGGACAGCCGGATGTCGCTCGGCTACGGCGGCCCCGGCGAGGTCAAGGTCAGCGCCTCGATGCTGGGGCAGAAGCTCGGCACCAGCGTGAAACTGCGCACCGAGGGCAACAAGGTGGTCGTGGACAGCGTGGGTGACCTGTCCGGGGTGGGGGCGCTGCCGGGAATCAGCTCGGCGGTCAGCGCGGCGATCGGCACCAAGAGCTTCACCCTGCAGGGCATGCCGGTCGGCCTGGACCTGGACCAGGTCACCCCGCAGCCCGACGGCCTGGCCCTCAAGTTCCGCGGCACCAACGTCCACCTCAGCAGCAACTGA
- the ygfZ gene encoding CAF17-like 4Fe-4S cluster assembly/insertion protein YgfZ, protein MKSPLLSLPGAVPAEGADEGVAAHYGDLFREQRELAAGRAYTDLSHRGVVTVTGPDRLAWLHLLLTQHVSELPPGQATEALILSPHGHVEHALYLVDDGTTSWAHVEPGTQTALIEYLERMKFMYRVEIADATAEFAVVHLPAGASAEAAGAVAVRELPYGRDLFLPRAELAKQVEEFGSPAGIWAYEALRIEAHRPRLGFETDHRTIPHEVDWLGTAVHLNKGCYRGQETVARVHNLGKPPRRLVFLHLDGTEEVLPPHGAEVRLAAESEGGRALGFVTSSARHHELGPIALALVKRNVPLDAELRAGGVPAAQEAVVAP, encoded by the coding sequence ATGAAGAGCCCGCTGCTGTCCCTGCCCGGAGCCGTCCCCGCCGAGGGAGCCGACGAGGGCGTCGCGGCCCACTACGGCGACCTCTTCCGCGAGCAGCGCGAACTGGCGGCGGGTCGGGCCTACACCGACCTGTCGCACCGCGGGGTGGTCACCGTGACCGGCCCCGACCGGCTCGCCTGGTTGCACCTGCTGCTCACCCAGCACGTCAGCGAGTTGCCGCCGGGGCAGGCCACCGAGGCGCTGATCCTCTCCCCGCACGGGCACGTCGAGCACGCCCTCTACCTGGTCGACGACGGCACCACCAGTTGGGCGCACGTCGAGCCCGGTACCCAGACGGCGTTGATCGAGTACCTGGAGCGCATGAAGTTCATGTACCGGGTCGAGATCGCCGACGCCACAGCGGAGTTCGCCGTGGTCCACCTGCCGGCCGGCGCGAGCGCCGAGGCCGCGGGGGCCGTGGCGGTACGGGAACTGCCCTACGGACGTGACCTGTTCCTGCCGCGCGCCGAACTGGCCAAGCAGGTCGAGGAGTTCGGCAGCCCGGCCGGAATCTGGGCGTACGAGGCGCTGCGGATCGAGGCGCACCGCCCGCGGCTGGGCTTCGAGACCGACCACCGCACCATCCCGCACGAGGTGGACTGGCTGGGCACGGCCGTGCACCTGAACAAGGGCTGCTACCGCGGCCAGGAGACGGTGGCCCGGGTGCACAACCTGGGCAAGCCGCCGCGCCGGTTGGTCTTCCTGCACCTGGACGGCACCGAGGAGGTGCTGCCCCCGCACGGTGCCGAGGTGCGCCTGGCCGCCGAGTCCGAGGGAGGGCGGGCGCTGGGCTTCGTGACCTCCTCGGCCCGGCACCACGAGCTGGGCCCGATCGCGCTCGCGCTGGTCAAGCGGAACGTCCCGCTCGACGCCGAACTGCGCGCGGGCGGCGTGCCGGCGGCCCAGGAGGCCGTGGTCGCCCCGTAG
- a CDS encoding LacI family DNA-binding transcriptional regulator: MAKVTRDDVARLAGTSTAVVSYVINDGPRPVAPATKERVLAAIEQLGYRPNSVAQAMASRRTNLIGMIVPDARQPFFAEMAHAVERAASDRGKLVLIGNSDYADDREMHYIQAFLGMRVSGLILVSQGAPQRAAKEFAAMEGAKVVLLHRRPDAIDDVSVVTDDVGGAELAVRHLLQVHGHPYVACFGGPVESPAPGDPVIDHVEGWQRAMDAHELPADQHLIDAPFHRYGAYEVALELLRSPNRPPAIFCSTDDQAIGVLRAARELGLRVPEDLAVAGFDDIPEAALADPPLTTVASEREAMARAAVELVLDDSLMVPGSDTQRVRRFPSRLVVRRSCGCPPEGAGSAG, encoded by the coding sequence GTGGCCAAGGTGACGCGTGACGACGTAGCTCGACTGGCTGGGACCTCGACCGCGGTCGTCAGCTATGTCATCAACGATGGCCCGCGCCCGGTGGCGCCCGCGACCAAGGAACGGGTGCTCGCCGCGATCGAGCAGCTCGGCTACCGGCCGAACAGCGTCGCGCAGGCGATGGCCTCGCGGCGCACCAACCTGATCGGCATGATCGTGCCGGACGCCCGGCAGCCGTTCTTCGCCGAGATGGCGCACGCGGTCGAACGCGCCGCCTCCGACCGCGGCAAGCTCGTGCTGATCGGCAACTCGGACTATGCCGACGACCGCGAGATGCACTACATCCAGGCCTTCCTCGGCATGCGGGTCTCCGGCCTGATCCTGGTCAGCCAGGGTGCTCCGCAGCGCGCCGCCAAGGAGTTCGCCGCGATGGAGGGCGCCAAGGTGGTGCTGCTGCACCGCCGCCCCGACGCCATCGACGACGTCTCCGTGGTCACCGACGACGTCGGCGGCGCCGAGCTCGCCGTGCGCCACCTGCTCCAGGTGCACGGGCACCCGTACGTGGCCTGCTTCGGCGGCCCGGTCGAGTCCCCCGCGCCCGGCGACCCGGTGATCGACCACGTCGAGGGCTGGCAGCGGGCGATGGACGCCCACGAGCTGCCGGCCGATCAGCACCTGATCGACGCGCCCTTCCACCGCTACGGCGCCTACGAGGTGGCGCTGGAGCTGCTGCGCTCGCCGAACCGGCCGCCGGCCATCTTCTGCTCCACCGACGACCAGGCGATCGGCGTGCTGCGGGCCGCCCGCGAGCTGGGCCTGCGGGTGCCGGAGGACCTCGCGGTGGCGGGCTTCGACGACATCCCCGAGGCGGCGCTGGCCGACCCGCCGCTGACCACGGTGGCCAGCGAGCGGGAGGCGATGGCCCGCGCGGCGGTGGAGTTGGTGCTGGACGACTCGCTGATGGTGCCGGGGTCCGACACCCAGCGGGTGCGCAGGTTCCCCTCCCGGCTGGTGGTGCGGCGCTCCTGCGGCTGCCCGCCCGAGGGTGCGGGGTCGGCAGGGTAG
- a CDS encoding FABP family protein, protein MIEIPSDLHKDVVPLAFLLGTWEGAGVYAPLPGEGGPGSEKCNFGQEVVFRHDGRPFLEFRSRTWVLNAEGEKVSPLENEHAFWRITSNQHGTSGVRGVEISMVRDDGTVEVWYGELADGKPQINVATDAVARIEGSAPYSGGKRLYGFVNDELLWVGEKAAPEVPLRPYMSAQLKKVLSPAQLIKDINDLPDDGIAFFR, encoded by the coding sequence ATGATCGAGATCCCCTCTGACCTCCACAAGGACGTCGTTCCGCTGGCCTTCCTCCTCGGTACCTGGGAGGGCGCGGGTGTCTATGCCCCTCTACCTGGAGAAGGGGGCCCGGGCAGCGAGAAGTGCAACTTCGGCCAGGAGGTCGTCTTCCGGCACGACGGCCGGCCGTTCCTGGAGTTCCGCTCCCGTACCTGGGTGCTGAACGCCGAGGGCGAGAAGGTCAGCCCGCTGGAGAACGAGCACGCCTTCTGGCGCATCACCAGCAACCAGCACGGCACCAGCGGCGTGCGCGGCGTGGAGATCTCCATGGTCCGCGACGACGGCACCGTCGAGGTCTGGTACGGCGAGCTGGCCGACGGCAAGCCGCAGATCAACGTGGCCACCGACGCGGTCGCCCGGATCGAGGGCTCGGCCCCCTACAGCGGTGGCAAGCGGCTCTACGGCTTCGTCAACGACGAGCTGCTCTGGGTCGGCGAGAAGGCCGCCCCCGAGGTGCCGCTGCGCCCGTACATGTCCGCGCAGCTGAAGAAGGTGCTCAGCCCGGCCCAGCTGATCAAGGACATCAACGACCTGCCGGACGACGGAATCGCCTTCTTCCGCTGA
- a CDS encoding sulfurtransferase: MSRSDVLVDADWVQAHLDDAKVVLVEVDEDTSAYDKNHIKNAVRIDWKKDLQDPVRRDFIDQAGFEALLSAKGIANDDTVVLYGGNNNWFASYAFWYFKLYGHGDVRLLDGGRKKWELDSRDLVDGAEVPSRPATQYKAKAQNTAIRAFRDDVVAAIGTANLVDVRSPDEFSGRLLAPAHLPQEQSQRPGHVPSARNIPWSKNANDDGTFKSDDELRALYAQEGVDLSKDTIAYCRIGERSALTWFVLHQLLGQQNVRNYDGSWTEYGSLVGVPIELGA; the protein is encoded by the coding sequence ATGAGCCGCAGCGACGTCCTGGTCGACGCTGACTGGGTCCAGGCCCACCTGGACGACGCCAAGGTCGTCCTGGTCGAGGTCGACGAGGACACCTCCGCGTACGACAAGAACCACATCAAGAACGCCGTCCGGATCGACTGGAAGAAGGACCTCCAGGACCCGGTCCGCCGCGACTTCATCGACCAGGCCGGCTTCGAGGCGCTGCTCAGCGCCAAGGGCATCGCCAACGATGACACCGTGGTGCTCTACGGCGGCAACAACAACTGGTTCGCCTCGTACGCCTTCTGGTACTTCAAGCTGTACGGCCACGGCGATGTCCGCCTGCTGGACGGCGGCCGCAAGAAGTGGGAGCTGGACTCCCGCGACCTGGTCGACGGCGCCGAGGTCCCCAGCCGCCCGGCCACCCAGTACAAGGCCAAGGCCCAGAACACCGCGATCCGCGCCTTCCGCGATGACGTGGTGGCCGCGATCGGCACCGCCAACCTGGTCGACGTGCGCTCGCCCGACGAGTTCTCCGGCCGCCTGCTCGCCCCGGCCCACCTGCCGCAGGAGCAGTCGCAGCGTCCCGGCCACGTGCCCAGCGCCCGCAACATCCCGTGGTCGAAGAACGCCAACGACGACGGCACCTTCAAGTCCGACGACGAGCTGCGCGCGCTCTACGCGCAGGAGGGCGTGGACCTGTCCAAGGACACCATCGCCTACTGCCGGATCGGCGAGCGCTCCGCGCTCACCTGGTTCGTGCTGCACCAGCTGCTCGGCCAGCAGAACGTCCGCAACTACGACGGTTCGTGGACCGAGTACGGCAGCCTGGTGGGCGTGCCGATCGAGCTCGGCGCCTGA
- a CDS encoding Fur family transcriptional regulator: protein MVNDGAAASSDWKSDLRERGYRLTPQRQLVLEAVDTLDHATPDEILAQVRRTASGVNISTVYRTLELLEELGLVSHAHLGHGAPTYHLADRHHHLHLVCRDCGAVTETDTAIATPLIDSLRTQHGFDTDLKHFAIFGRCADCTARLAAAQS, encoded by the coding sequence GTGGTGAACGACGGAGCGGCCGCCTCCAGCGACTGGAAGAGCGACCTGCGCGAGCGCGGCTACCGCCTCACTCCCCAGCGCCAGCTGGTGCTGGAGGCGGTGGACACGCTCGACCACGCCACCCCGGACGAGATCCTGGCCCAGGTCCGGCGCACCGCCAGCGGGGTCAACATCTCCACCGTCTACCGGACGCTGGAGCTGCTGGAGGAACTGGGCCTGGTCTCGCACGCCCACCTGGGCCACGGCGCGCCGACCTACCACCTGGCCGACCGGCACCACCACCTGCACCTGGTCTGCCGGGACTGCGGCGCGGTGACCGAGACCGACACCGCGATCGCCACGCCGCTGATCGACAGCCTGCGCACCCAGCACGGCTTCGACACCGACCTCAAGCACTTCGCCATCTTCGGCCGCTGCGCCGACTGCACCGCTCGGCTGGCCGCGGCACAGTCGTAA
- a CDS encoding MoaD/ThiS family protein: MTATTEPTAVVTGTIRYWAAAKAEAGIAEEPYQAASLAEALAQARARHAERPTFVRLLGICSYLVDSEPVGGRDHATVALIEGGTVEVLPPFAGG; the protein is encoded by the coding sequence ATGACCGCGACCACCGAGCCCACCGCTGTGGTGACCGGGACGATCCGCTACTGGGCCGCAGCCAAGGCCGAGGCGGGCATCGCCGAGGAGCCGTACCAGGCGGCCAGCCTGGCCGAGGCACTGGCCCAGGCCAGAGCAAGGCACGCCGAGCGGCCGACCTTCGTCCGCCTGCTGGGCATCTGTTCCTACCTGGTGGACAGCGAGCCGGTGGGCGGGCGCGACCACGCCACCGTCGCCCTGATCGAGGGCGGCACGGTCGAGGTGCTGCCGCCTTTCGCGGGGGGCTGA
- the dtd gene encoding D-aminoacyl-tRNA deacylase: protein MRAVVQRVSEAAVTVAGEQVGAISGPGLCVLVGVTHQDTKEQAAQLARKLWTLRLFPGDGTELSCSDLAAPLLVVSQFTLYGDARKGRRPTWNAAAPGPVAEPLVTEVVEQLRALGAVVATGRFGADMQVSLVNDGPFTVLVEV, encoded by the coding sequence ATGCGAGCAGTGGTGCAGCGGGTGAGCGAGGCCGCCGTGACGGTGGCCGGGGAACAGGTCGGCGCGATCAGCGGGCCGGGGCTCTGCGTCCTGGTGGGGGTCACCCATCAGGACACCAAGGAGCAGGCGGCCCAACTGGCCCGCAAGCTGTGGACCTTGCGCCTGTTCCCCGGCGACGGGACGGAGCTCTCCTGCTCCGACCTGGCCGCGCCGCTGCTGGTGGTGAGCCAGTTCACCCTCTACGGCGACGCCCGCAAGGGCCGCCGCCCCACCTGGAACGCCGCCGCGCCCGGGCCGGTCGCCGAGCCGCTGGTGACCGAGGTGGTCGAGCAACTGCGCGCGCTGGGCGCCGTGGTGGCGACCGGCAGGTTCGGGGCGGACATGCAGGTCTCGCTGGTGAACGACGGACCGTTCACGGTGCTGGTGGAGGTGTAG
- a CDS encoding DUF3099 domain-containing protein, with translation MQQRRRHVYYFGAMGVCIGLFVLAWGVVRFFSVGAAIGMCLVAMVIPPLAAIVANKRDPQDDWWQDPRWDDPRWDEPGHDRDKPDHRTPDQDRRDGP, from the coding sequence GTGCAGCAGCGGCGTAGGCACGTCTACTACTTCGGCGCGATGGGCGTCTGCATCGGGCTCTTCGTCCTCGCCTGGGGAGTGGTGCGGTTCTTCTCGGTGGGCGCGGCGATCGGCATGTGCCTGGTCGCCATGGTGATCCCGCCGCTGGCCGCGATCGTCGCCAACAAGCGCGATCCCCAGGACGACTGGTGGCAGGACCCGCGCTGGGACGACCCCCGCTGGGACGAGCCCGGGCACGATCGCGACAAGCCCGATCACCGGACGCCCGACCAGGACCGGCGGGACGGGCCGTAG
- a CDS encoding Ms5788A family Cys-rich leader peptide, with product MKRQADLTKRRAVDLCRVAACLCRMR from the coding sequence ATGAAGCGACAGGCGGATCTCACGAAGCGGCGGGCGGTAGACCTCTGCCGCGTGGCTGCCTGCCTGTGTCGTATGCGCTAG
- a CDS encoding DsrE family protein: MSKKLVIKVTAGADAPERCSQAFTVAAVAVASGVPVSLWLTGESSWFALPGRAAEFELPHAAPLPDLLESILAAGTVTLCTQCAVRRGIEQADTLAGVRIAGAQVFVSEIMADGVQALVY, encoded by the coding sequence ATGTCGAAGAAGCTGGTCATCAAGGTCACCGCCGGAGCCGACGCGCCCGAGCGGTGCTCGCAGGCGTTCACGGTGGCCGCCGTCGCGGTCGCCAGCGGCGTACCGGTCTCGCTCTGGCTGACCGGGGAGTCCTCCTGGTTCGCGCTGCCGGGCCGGGCGGCCGAGTTCGAGCTGCCGCACGCCGCGCCGCTGCCCGACCTGCTGGAGTCGATCCTGGCGGCAGGCACGGTGACGCTCTGCACCCAGTGCGCGGTGCGGCGCGGCATCGAGCAGGCCGACACGCTTGCGGGTGTCCGGATCGCGGGCGCCCAGGTCTTCGTCAGTGAGATCATGGCCGACGGCGTCCAGGCCCTGGTCTACTGA
- a CDS encoding response regulator transcription factor, whose amino-acid sequence MSSLLLLTNALQPSAEVLPALGLLLHQVRVAPAEGSALVDTPSADVILVDGRRDLPQIRSLCQLLRSTGVSAPLILVVTEGGLAAVTAEWGIDDVLLDTAGPAEVEARLRLAMGRQQQVAADESPTEIRNGDLTVDEATYSAKLKGRVLDLTFKEFELLKYLAQHPGRVFTRAQLLQEVWGYDYFGGTRTVDVHVRRLRAKLGVEHEQLIGTVRNVGYRFVMPSQGEKGERGGVTTGFEQPAGDPSHTAAPVGGAREA is encoded by the coding sequence ATGAGTTCTCTCCTCCTGCTCACCAACGCGCTGCAGCCATCGGCGGAGGTGCTGCCGGCCCTGGGGCTGCTGTTGCACCAGGTGCGGGTGGCCCCGGCCGAGGGGTCGGCACTGGTCGATACGCCCAGTGCCGACGTGATACTGGTCGACGGCCGGCGCGACCTGCCGCAGATCCGCAGCCTGTGCCAGCTGCTGCGCTCCACCGGCGTCAGCGCCCCGCTGATCCTGGTGGTCACCGAGGGCGGTCTGGCCGCGGTCACCGCCGAGTGGGGCATCGACGACGTGCTGCTCGACACCGCGGGGCCGGCCGAGGTGGAGGCCCGGCTGCGGCTGGCGATGGGCCGCCAGCAGCAGGTGGCGGCCGACGAGAGCCCCACCGAGATCCGCAACGGCGACCTGACGGTGGACGAGGCCACCTACTCGGCCAAGCTCAAGGGCCGCGTCCTCGACCTCACCTTCAAGGAGTTCGAGCTGCTCAAGTACCTCGCCCAGCACCCGGGCCGGGTCTTCACCCGGGCCCAGCTGCTGCAGGAGGTCTGGGGCTACGACTACTTCGGCGGCACCCGCACGGTCGACGTCCACGTGCGGCGGCTGCGCGCCAAGCTCGGGGTCGAGCACGAGCAGCTGATCGGCACCGTGCGCAACGTCGGCTACCGCTTCGTGATGCCCTCGCAGGGCGAGAAGGGCGAGCGCGGCGGGGTGACGACCGGCTTCGAGCAGCCCGCGGGCGACCCGTCGCACACGGCCGCGCCGGTGGGCGGCGCCCGCGAGGCCTGA
- a CDS encoding DUF1416 domain-containing protein: MCGAKAGGPDLAGVDVANETIIQGSVTRDGEPVSGYVRLLNDGGEFTAEVPTSATGQFRFFAAPGSWTVRALVPGATVDRKVVASQGALTEVPITV, from the coding sequence ATGTGTGGTGCGAAGGCCGGCGGGCCGGACCTGGCAGGAGTTGACGTGGCGAACGAGACGATCATCCAGGGTTCGGTGACCCGCGACGGCGAGCCGGTCAGCGGCTACGTGCGGCTGCTGAACGACGGCGGCGAGTTCACCGCCGAGGTGCCCACCTCGGCCACCGGGCAGTTCCGCTTCTTCGCGGCCCCCGGCAGCTGGACCGTGCGTGCCCTGGTCCCCGGTGCGACCGTGGACCGCAAGGTGGTCGCCTCCCAGGGCGCCCTGACCGAGGTCCCGATCACGGTCTGA